GTGCCGTACACCCAGGTAGCCGACAGCGTAATGCGCGCACTCAGGGCGTAGATACCCACGATGGAAGCATCGTGGCGCCGGTCGTACTTGTAGGGGTACCACTGCTGGCCGTTAAGCTGGTCGAAGCGCCGCTCGTTGCGGGCCAGGGTATAGCCCACCCAGCCGGTCAGGCGGCCGGTTTTGCGCTGTACCAGCACTTCCAGGCCCTGTACCCGCCCCCGGCCGCCTGTCACCACCTTGTCCTGCCAATCCTGGGAGCTGTTGTAAAAGGTGGCGCCCTCCCGAAACTCAATCAGGTTGCGTAGCTGCTTGGCAAAGGCTTCCACGCTGATTTCCAGCCCCCATTTGGTAAGCGTGTGGGCCACGCCCAGGGCTACCTGCCGGGCCCGTTGGGGCGCCACACGGGCTGTGGCCGGCACCCACAAGTCGGTGGGCAGGCCCGCGCCGTTGTTAGAAAGCAAGTGCAGATACTGCTGCATCGAGGCGTAAGACGCTTTCAGGGCCGTATGCTCGCCCACTAGCCAGGTGGCCAGCACCCGCGGCTGCACACTGCCAAACGAGCGGCCCGCCACGGCGTAGCGCACGGCCCGCACCCCCACGTTGGCCGACAGCCGCGCACCCAGCCTGATTTCATCCTCGGCGTACACGCTCAGCTCCCGGGCCGCCACCTTGCTGGAGCCAAAGGTTGTATCCCGGGCGGCCTGGGTGGTGCGGGTAGTGAAGTAGTTGACGCCGGGCGTGAAGCCGTGGCGGATAATGCTGCTCCCGAACCGCACCTGGTGCCAGGGGCTGGGGTAATAGTCGAAGTCGGCTTTGAACTGCGCGTCCTGCACCCCCGACGTGAATTCGGCCTCACTGTCCTCGTTGCGGGTGCTCCCCGGCGTACTGCTCTCCAAATGGTAATACTGGCCGTTTTCGTAGTGGAAGCGGGTAAAGGCCAGGGTGGCATTACCAAACAGGCGGGGCGTCAGTTCCCGGTTCCAGCGCACCGAGGCTAGGGCATTGCCGAAGCGCAGGTCGCTGCCGCCCTGGTAGGTGTAGCTGCCCTGGGGGCTGGGTATGGTTTGGGGCTTTTGGGTGATGAAGAGCCGGTCGCCGCCCAGGTAGAGCGCGGCAAAGACCTGGTCGCGGGGAGTAAGCTGGTGGCTGACCTTGGCACTGGCATCATAGAAGGAATAGCCCACCACGCTGTTGCCGCCGGAGGACCGGGCGCTGGCCAGCCGCGAAAACAGGTCCAGGTTGCCGCGCCGGCCCGAGACAAGAAAGGTAGTCTTGCCTTTGTTCAGAGGCCCTTCCAGCGAGAAGTGCGTCGCCAGCACGCCCACCCCGGCCGAGCCGCTCAGCTTTTGCTTGTTGCCTTCCTTGAGGCGCACGTCCAGCACCGAGGAAAGCCGGCCGCCGTAGCGGGCCGGAAAGCCGCCCTTAATCAGGCGAATGTCGCTGATGGCGTTGGCATCGAATACCGACAGGAAGCCTCCGATATGGCTCACGTAGTAAATCGGCACGTCGTCGAGCAGGGTCAGGTTCTGGTCGGGGGAGCCGCCGCGCACGTACAGGGCCCCGCTGCCTTCGCGGCCGGCCTGCACGCCCGGCATGAGCTGAAAGGCCCGCAGCACGTCGGGCTCGCCCAGCAAGGCCGGCAGCTTCCGTAGCTGGGCCACCGGAATCTGCAGGGTGCTCATTTCCACCCGGCGCTCCAGCGGAGCTTCCTGCGAAGCCCGAATTCGCACTTCCGCCAGCTCATTGTCGGCCGTCAGGGCGAAGGCCCGGGTGGCTGTCTGGCGGCCCGAAAGGGTAACGGTTTGCCGCTGATACCCCAGGTAGCCGGCCGTGAGCCGCACCGAGTCCTGGCTGGGCAAGGTCAGAGAGTAAAAGCCGGCCGCGTTGGTGGTGGTGCCCGTAGCACTACCGGCCACAAATACGGCCGCGCCCAGCAGCTTTTCGCCGGTCCGGGCGTCGCGCACGGTACCACTGAGCGTGATGCGGCTTTGGGCCAGGCTAGGGCAGCGGCCGACCAGCAGAAGCAGCAAAACAAGGCCTCCAGCCCGCAGAAGCCGGCTGTGGCAGATACAGTAACAGTAGAGCGCCATCTTAGCGGGGGCGTAGGCGTTGGGTGTTCTGGGAATAGCCCGCCACCACCCCGTAGCCGCCGGCTACATTGGAGTACATGGTGCTGGGGTCGCCCAAAAACAGCAACTGATTTAAGTTGTAGGTGTCGCCTTTGGTGCCCTGGTTGTAGAGGTGCCGGGTCCAGCTTTTGCGATACTGATAGTAGGCCCGGCTCACCGTGCGCAGCACCAGGAGCGGGTCGCGGGTGGTGGGCGGGCCGGATGAGCCGCCGCCAGTGTGGCCGTGGGTTAAAAAGGAGCCACGTAATTCGAACGCCTGTCCGTTGAAAAGCCGATCCGAAAAGACCAGC
Above is a genomic segment from Hymenobacter cellulosivorans containing:
- a CDS encoding TonB-dependent receptor; the encoded protein is MLLLLVGRCPSLAQSRITLSGTVRDARTGEKLLGAAVFVAGSATGTTTNAAGFYSLTLPSQDSVRLTAGYLGYQRQTVTLSGRQTATRAFALTADNELAEVRIRASQEAPLERRVEMSTLQIPVAQLRKLPALLGEPDVLRAFQLMPGVQAGREGSGALYVRGGSPDQNLTLLDDVPIYYVSHIGGFLSVFDANAISDIRLIKGGFPARYGGRLSSVLDVRLKEGNKQKLSGSAGVGVLATHFSLEGPLNKGKTTFLVSGRRGNLDLFSRLASARSSGGNSVVGYSFYDASAKVSHQLTPRDQVFAALYLGGDRLFITQKPQTIPSPQGSYTYQGGSDLRFGNALASVRWNRELTPRLFGNATLAFTRFHYENGQYYHLESSTPGSTRNEDSEAEFTSGVQDAQFKADFDYYPSPWHQVRFGSSIIRHGFTPGVNYFTTRTTQAARDTTFGSSKVAARELSVYAEDEIRLGARLSANVGVRAVRYAVAGRSFGSVQPRVLATWLVGEHTALKASYASMQQYLHLLSNNGAGLPTDLWVPATARVAPQRARQVALGVAHTLTKWGLEISVEAFAKQLRNLIEFREGATFYNSSQDWQDKVVTGGRGRVQGLEVLVQRKTGRLTGWVGYTLARNERRFDQLNGQQWYPYKYDRRHDASIVGIYALSARITLSATWVYGTGNALTLAQGNYSVISQSYGSTPKSYIPINRYDYLAAELYGPKNSFRMRAYHRLDIGATFTKPVRHGERIWRLGAYNVYSRHNPYYIYYNQTPEGTKQLKQLSLFPFLPAISYERSF